One genomic window of Aethina tumida isolate Nest 87 chromosome 3, icAetTumi1.1, whole genome shotgun sequence includes the following:
- the LOC109595678 gene encoding uncharacterized protein LOC109595678 translates to MAYKLFAFAALVAYANAHVQPFPIGSSLLSGAPILKSVVHPDPILSARNYPGTLLNSRFSYSAPIVHQGIHHPAPLALPAVRFGQPIVANPLRLAHSPIAIQTQPALQYSQPLLAKAAPVAPIVKTIAHEPTTSEYSTYTATAPAFTETRVIPQPAVVY, encoded by the exons ATGGCATACAAG ctgTTCGCTTTCGCCGCTCTTGTAGCATATGCCAATGCCCATGTACAACCATTTCCCATTGGCTCATCATTATTGAGCGGTGCACCAATTTTGAAATCCGTAGTACACCCCGACCCTATACTTTCAGCTCGTAACTATCCCGGAACACTTTTAAACAGTAGATTTTCTTACTCGGCTCCAATTGTTCACCAAGGAATTCACCATCCTGCTCCATTAGCCCTGCCAGCTGTTCGTTTTGGACAGCCAATTGTTGCTAACCCACTGCGATTGGCCCATAGCCCAATTGCCATTCAAACTCAACCAGCTTTGCAGTATAGTCAACCTCTTCTCGCTAAAGCAGCTCCGGTGGCTCCAATTGTAAAAACCATTGCCCACGAACCAACAACGTCCGAGTATTCGACGTATACAGCCACCGCACCAGCCTTCACTGAAACAAGAGTAATTCCACAACCTGCTgttgtatattaa
- the LOC126264977 gene encoding uncharacterized protein LOC126264977 — protein MAYMLFAFAALVAFANAHVQPFPIGSSLLSGAPILKSVVHPNPILSARTYPGTLLNSKLSYSAPIVHQRIHHPAPLALPAVRLGQPIVANPLRLAHSPIAVQAHPALQYGQPLLAKAAPVAPIVKTITHEPTTSEYSTYTATAPAFAETRVIPQPAVVY, from the exons ATGGCATACATG ctgTTCGCTTTCGCCGCTCTCGTAGCATTTGCCAATGCCCATGTACAACCATTTCCCATTGGCTCATCATTATTGAGCGGTGCACCAATTTTGAAATCCGTAGTACACCCCAACCCAATACTTTCAGCTCGTACCTATCCCGGAACACTTTTAAACAGTAAACTTTCTTACTCGGCTCCAATTGTTCACCAAAGAATTCACCATCCTGCTCCATTAGCTCTGCCAGCCGTACGTTTAGGACAGCCAATTGTTGCTAACCCACTGCGATTGGCCCATAGCCCAATTGCCGTTCAAGCTCATCCAGCTTTGCAGTATGGTCAACCTCTTCTCGCTAAAGCAGCTCCGGTGGCTCCAATTGTAAAAACCATCACCCACGAACCAACAACGTCCGAGTATTCGACGTATACAGCCACCGCCCCAGCTTTCGCTGAAACGAGAGTAATTCCACAACCTGCTgttgtatattaa
- the LOC109595675 gene encoding uncharacterized protein LOC109595675 — MAYKLFVFAAIVSFTNAHVLHGYSAPLPVAAYSTIVNTPAIEKTVVHHPDPIVSTRTIPVTIGSKVVAPAKTSVYSEEPNVHELSTFIRTAPGLTRTIVKHPAPIVNSRISYPAPVVHERIHHPAPLAVPAVQYGQPIAANALALAHGPITVPAQPALQYGQPLLANAAPVAPIVKTIAHEPSTSEYSTYTATAPAFTETRVIPQPAVVY; from the exons ATGGCATACAAA TTGTTCGTGTTCGCTGCTATCGTATCCTTCACAAATGCCCATGTTCTCCATGGATATTCAGCACCTCTTCCAGTTGCCGCCTACTCAACTATAGTAAACACACCAGCAATTGAGAAAACTGTTGTACACCATCCAGATCCTATCGTTTCAACGCGTACCATTCCTGTGACCATTGGTAGCAAAGTTGTGGCACCAGCCAAGACCAGCGTATACTCTGAAGAGCCAAATGTCCACGAACTCTCTACATTCATCAGAACTGCTCCTGGACTGACTAGAACCATCGTCAAGCACCCCGCTCCAATTGTGAATAGTAGAATATCCTACCCCGCTCCGGTTGTCCACGAAAGAATTCACCATCCTGCCCCATTAGCAGTGCCAGCTGTGCAATATGGACAACCAATTGCTGCTAACGCACTTGCATTGGCTCACGGTCCAATTACCGTTCCAGCTCAGCCGGCTCTGCAGTATGGGCAACCTCTTCTCGCTAATGCTGCTCCAGTGGCTCCAATTGTAAAAACCATTGCCCACGAACCATCAACGTCCGAGTATTCGACGTACACGGCCACCGCCCCAGCCTTCACTGAAACAAGAGTAATTCCACAACCTgctgttgtttattaa